A window of Rufibacter sp. LB8 contains these coding sequences:
- a CDS encoding CheB methylesterase domain-containing protein → MLEAEPYLEVVDTAQTREELLFKAITYQPDVILSHPDLTLSGNLPSFHAVFGKGTSNLLLVSQKLAQGNPLWQENQMQVIGTQGYQLTRGEAGPEGQKAGLLAQLRSLAFSFIKSRANSVVKALPLKVASFETGPSFSLPGFAVPPLCVVVVGASTGGSAAVEHLIKDLEVPQPTVVLVAVHMPEKFTKRLAKRLQKITQWRVEEGYQGMVLTPQTVIIAPGGMNMQVRRNALRPEALTLHLSPATALDSPSVDVLMKSAAVCAQSQVMGVIMTGMGQDGTEGAKAIRQQGGVVIAQNKATSSIFGMAKSAIESGAVNGVFALGQINSIIGRFVTDRNRRHILQSNLIG, encoded by the coding sequence ATGCTAGAGGCGGAGCCGTACCTGGAGGTAGTGGATACTGCCCAAACACGTGAAGAGCTGCTATTCAAAGCGATTACCTACCAGCCAGATGTGATCTTGTCGCACCCAGATCTTACGCTAAGCGGAAACTTGCCGTCCTTTCACGCAGTTTTTGGCAAAGGAACGTCTAACCTGCTTTTGGTTTCGCAGAAACTTGCTCAGGGAAATCCGCTCTGGCAGGAAAATCAGATGCAGGTGATTGGCACGCAAGGTTACCAGTTGACCAGGGGAGAAGCAGGCCCTGAAGGGCAAAAGGCAGGTTTACTAGCACAACTGCGCAGCCTTGCTTTTTCTTTCATTAAAAGCAGAGCCAATTCCGTTGTGAAAGCACTTCCTTTAAAGGTGGCGTCTTTTGAAACAGGGCCTTCGTTCAGCCTTCCGGGTTTTGCGGTTCCACCGCTATGTGTGGTGGTGGTGGGAGCCTCTACTGGCGGTTCGGCCGCGGTGGAGCATTTAATCAAGGATTTGGAGGTTCCGCAACCTACGGTGGTTTTAGTGGCGGTGCACATGCCTGAAAAGTTTACCAAGCGCCTGGCCAAAAGATTACAAAAGATAACCCAATGGCGGGTGGAGGAAGGCTATCAAGGAATGGTGCTTACGCCCCAAACCGTTATTATTGCTCCGGGTGGCATGAACATGCAGGTTCGGCGTAATGCGTTGAGGCCAGAAGCGTTAACCTTGCACTTGTCACCGGCCACGGCTTTGGATTCGCCGTCAGTGGATGTATTAATGAAATCCGCGGCGGTTTGTGCGCAAAGCCAGGTCATGGGCGTGATCATGACGGGCATGGGCCAAGACGGCACCGAAGGCGCCAAAGCCATCAGGCAACAAGGCGGCGTAGTCATTGCCCAGAACAAGGCCACCTCCTCTATTTTTGGAATGGCGAAATCGGCTATAGAGAGTGGTGCGGTCAATGGCGTGTTCGCCTTGGGCCAGATAAATTCTATAATTGGTCGGTTTGTCACAGACCGTAACAGGAGGCATATACTCCAAAGCAATTTGATTGGATGA
- a CDS encoding response regulator: MEITGKKRILIVDDSFYMRTMLKNMLLDAGYDVVGEAPDGKTALQMAKEKIPDLVTLDVILPDNTGLDVLKGIKQDNPEIKVVIVSAVGQEVIMNEASEYGALNYIIKPFSEDKVLEALNQAFKDEE; encoded by the coding sequence ATGGAAATTACCGGTAAAAAAAGAATACTGATTGTAGATGATTCATTCTACATGCGCACTATGTTGAAAAACATGTTGCTAGATGCAGGTTATGACGTGGTAGGCGAAGCGCCAGATGGCAAAACCGCTCTGCAAATGGCCAAGGAAAAAATTCCGGATCTGGTGACCTTAGACGTGATCTTACCAGACAATACCGGCCTTGACGTGCTAAAAGGCATCAAGCAAGACAACCCAGAGATCAAAGTGGTGATAGTCAGCGCCGTAGGGCAGGAAGTGATCATGAACGAGGCCTCTGAATATGGTGCTTTGAACTACATCATCAAACCTTTCTCTGAAGACAAAGTGTTGGAGGCCTTGAACCAGGCATTCAAAGACGAGGAATAG
- a CDS encoding chemotaxis protein CheA, whose protein sequence is MKSRDQEYKEIFIAEALEYYDALSRHISDLEKSPQDEQLLAEIFRLLHNLKANAKAIGYLTIADVSHKLETAFGLIRNKELTFSDEVVTVLFDGVDMLGELITNVDGTDEIEPSPALLRNLDIIVNSTGDGGSELAKVQKYYNTKNLSLSDLIYIQIKKLDHLLNLVGELIIDRDRIFSISKELDHDDLKSVSAHLYRITEELQYSVMDARLVNVGSLFNKFPRIVRDIALAEKKEINLEISGQDIQIDRNILQIITDSLLHLMRNAISHGIEKADVRKKMKKPAQGNIILSAQNDRDTVILKLSDDGKGIDQQEVRRAIVQKGFLSQDAVEDLRDTEVLSYLFEPGFSMAKEITEVSGRGVGLDVVKNAIDSIGGRIRVDSKKGEGTTFTLYLPTSIAVKGALLCQVEENYYAIPLMHTDSVVALPSSELHEVGDLLVADINGETITIVYLRELFSVDLQDYNGKKSKLEGDVQNVIIVTYNNRKLGLIVDKLLRQQDIVIKALSKPVNTIEIYAGVTLLGSGKVCLVLDVAAITRYFIARR, encoded by the coding sequence ATGAAGTCGAGAGACCAGGAATATAAGGAGATATTCATAGCCGAGGCTCTCGAGTACTATGACGCGCTCAGCCGCCACATCAGCGACTTGGAAAAAAGTCCGCAGGATGAGCAGCTGTTGGCCGAGATTTTCCGGTTGCTCCATAACCTCAAAGCCAACGCCAAGGCTATTGGGTATTTAACTATTGCCGACGTTTCGCATAAGCTGGAAACGGCCTTCGGGCTAATCCGGAACAAGGAACTAACCTTCAGTGATGAGGTGGTGACCGTTCTGTTTGATGGCGTAGACATGCTGGGTGAGTTGATCACCAATGTAGACGGCACCGATGAAATTGAACCCAGCCCTGCGCTGTTGCGGAATTTGGACATCATTGTTAACAGCACCGGCGACGGTGGCTCTGAACTGGCCAAGGTTCAGAAATACTACAACACCAAAAACCTCTCGCTCTCTGACCTCATCTACATCCAGATTAAAAAACTGGACCATCTGCTTAATTTGGTGGGGGAGTTGATCATTGACCGCGACCGCATCTTCTCTATTAGCAAGGAACTGGACCATGATGATCTCAAGAGCGTAAGTGCGCACTTGTACCGCATCACAGAGGAATTGCAGTACAGCGTGATGGACGCCCGTCTGGTAAATGTGGGGTCCTTGTTCAACAAATTCCCCAGAATTGTGCGGGACATTGCCCTGGCTGAGAAAAAGGAAATTAACCTTGAAATCTCAGGGCAGGACATTCAGATTGACCGGAACATCCTCCAGATTATCACAGACTCGCTGCTGCACTTAATGCGAAATGCCATCTCGCATGGCATTGAGAAAGCCGATGTCCGTAAAAAAATGAAAAAACCGGCGCAGGGGAATATCATCCTTTCGGCGCAGAATGACCGCGATACCGTTATCCTGAAACTATCTGATGACGGAAAGGGAATAGACCAACAGGAAGTGAGAAGGGCCATTGTTCAGAAAGGATTTCTGTCACAAGATGCCGTGGAAGACCTCAGAGACACCGAGGTGTTGTCTTATCTGTTTGAGCCCGGTTTTTCCATGGCCAAAGAAATCACCGAGGTGTCTGGTAGGGGCGTGGGATTGGATGTGGTGAAGAATGCTATTGATTCCATTGGCGGTCGTATTCGGGTTGACTCCAAAAAAGGCGAAGGCACCACCTTTACCCTGTACTTGCCAACTTCCATTGCCGTAAAAGGCGCGCTGTTGTGCCAGGTGGAGGAAAACTACTACGCCATACCGTTGATGCACACAGACTCTGTGGTGGCCTTGCCCTCCAGTGAGCTGCATGAGGTTGGGGATCTGTTGGTAGCTGACATCAACGGCGAAACCATCACCATTGTGTACCTGCGAGAATTGTTCTCAGTGGATCTGCAAGATTACAACGGCAAAAAATCAAAGCTGGAAGGCGATGTGCAGAATGTCATCATTGTCACGTACAACAACCGGAAACTGGGGCTCATTGTAGACAAGTTGCTTCGGCAGCAGGATATTGTGATTAAGGCTCTGAGCAAGCCGGTGAATACCATTGAAATTTACGCGGGGGTGACGCTTTTAGGATCAGGCAAAGTCTGCCTGGTGCTGGATGTGGCGGCCATTACCCGTTACTTTATTGCCAGACGGTAA
- a CDS encoding chemotaxis protein CheW, producing MESQNIRDKKDASVEVKVHLIVFKLGTEEYGVRIDQVKEVTITPEITRMPKTPSFIKGVSNIRGDIIAIMDLEERFGIERLSGQPDRHTYTLVMEAKDYTMGFIVREVPQSLTLPVSSIDKAPSFIQDININENFIEGIGKIDNRLIIVLDIYKILTSDEIMELKA from the coding sequence ATGGAGTCACAGAATATTCGTGATAAAAAAGATGCCTCCGTAGAGGTGAAGGTGCATCTGATTGTCTTTAAACTAGGCACAGAAGAATACGGCGTCCGGATTGACCAGGTAAAGGAAGTAACCATTACCCCAGAGATTACCCGAATGCCCAAAACACCTTCCTTTATTAAGGGAGTATCCAATATTAGAGGTGATATTATAGCCATTATGGACCTGGAAGAGCGCTTTGGCATAGAGCGCCTCTCTGGGCAACCAGACCGGCATACGTACACGCTGGTGATGGAGGCAAAGGACTATACCATGGGATTCATTGTGCGCGAAGTGCCACAATCCCTGACCTTGCCCGTTTCCAGCATAGACAAAGCGCCCTCTTTTATTCAGGACATCAACATAAACGAGAATTTCATTGAGGGTATAGGTAAGATAGATAACAGGCTCATCATTGTGCTGGATATCTATAAAATCCTGACCTCAGATGAAATCATGGAATTAAAAGCTTAG
- a CDS encoding chemotaxis protein CheC, which yields MELQVNELERDIIKEILNIGLARAADSFAAIAKDRVLLKVPDLQLMEPEDLLKIVRAYESSHIIIQSDIKGELNGSTLMLFSDMHVQQLSNVCLGLQVDGKDPLSEMQESLLLEISNIITGALVTQLANILKANIYGSPPVAPKHDIAESLKDIFTDHPLFQPLVFTVITQFTNNYKKVELPLLLFFDTNTFIKILEIIRSYNFLTK from the coding sequence ATGGAGCTTCAAGTAAATGAACTAGAGCGGGATATTATTAAGGAAATTCTTAATATAGGCTTAGCGCGGGCAGCAGACTCGTTTGCAGCAATTGCCAAAGACCGGGTACTTTTAAAAGTACCGGACTTGCAGCTGATGGAACCCGAGGACCTGCTCAAAATTGTGCGCGCGTATGAAAGTTCGCATATCATCATACAGTCAGACATAAAAGGGGAGTTGAACGGCTCCACCCTCATGCTCTTCTCAGACATGCACGTGCAGCAGCTGTCTAATGTCTGCCTTGGCTTGCAGGTAGATGGCAAAGACCCGCTCAGTGAGATGCAGGAATCGCTGCTGCTGGAGATAAGCAACATTATTACCGGGGCCCTGGTCACGCAGTTGGCGAATATTCTGAAAGCTAACATTTACGGGTCTCCGCCCGTGGCGCCCAAGCATGACATAGCAGAATCTCTGAAAGATATTTTCACAGACCACCCCTTGTTCCAGCCTTTGGTGTTCACCGTGATCACGCAATTCACCAATAACTACAAGAAAGTGGAATTGCCTTTGTTGCTGTTCTTTGACACCAACACCTTCATTAAAATTCTGGAGATCATCAGGTCTTATAATTTCCTCACGAAATAG
- the speE gene encoding polyamine aminopropyltransferase codes for MDALGRHILVEFYNCQPELMNDVVHIENSMVAAAETAGATVINSTFHHFSPYGVSGVVVIQESHLAIHTWPEYGYAAVDLFTCGDSVDPWVSYNYLKEAFKASHGSSMECRRGQQSLLKRTDFTVETRDTGQAVEQVPTFTRDVWFTERDENIALSLKHTGNQLYKKQSPFQKVEVFETLAYGNMLTLDGMVMCTQKDEYVYHEMITHVPMFSHGNVKRALVIGGGDGGTVRELLRHESIEEVVLVEIDELVIEACKAHLPETASAFDHPKLKLLVEDGIKYIQDCADSAFDLIIVDSADPVGPGEGLFTAEFYGQVHRCLTANGIMVTQSESPRFNTSVFVEIYDTYKGIFGQDKVFCYLAAIPTYPTGTWSFSFSAKGNAVPSQFNREAAATFSKEQKLRYYNEDIHTAAFALPNFVKDLLSTNA; via the coding sequence ATGGATGCTTTAGGAAGACACATTCTGGTGGAGTTTTACAACTGCCAGCCAGAATTGATGAATGATGTGGTGCACATTGAGAACAGCATGGTGGCTGCCGCCGAAACGGCCGGGGCCACAGTCATTAACAGCACCTTCCATCATTTCTCGCCGTACGGGGTGTCTGGCGTGGTGGTAATCCAGGAAAGCCATTTGGCCATTCATACCTGGCCAGAATACGGGTACGCCGCCGTGGATTTGTTTACCTGCGGTGATTCGGTAGATCCCTGGGTTTCTTACAATTACTTAAAAGAAGCCTTCAAAGCCAGCCACGGTTCTTCCATGGAGTGCCGCCGGGGCCAACAAAGCCTCTTAAAGCGCACGGATTTCACTGTAGAAACCAGAGATACCGGCCAGGCCGTGGAGCAAGTGCCAACCTTCACCCGTGATGTCTGGTTCACGGAGCGGGACGAGAACATCGCGCTTTCTTTGAAGCACACCGGCAACCAACTCTACAAAAAGCAGTCGCCGTTCCAGAAAGTGGAGGTGTTTGAGACCCTGGCCTACGGCAACATGCTCACCCTGGACGGTATGGTGATGTGTACCCAGAAAGACGAGTATGTGTACCATGAGATGATCACGCACGTGCCCATGTTCAGCCACGGCAACGTGAAACGCGCTCTGGTCATTGGCGGCGGCGATGGCGGAACGGTAAGAGAGCTCCTTCGTCATGAAAGCATAGAAGAAGTGGTTCTGGTGGAGATTGATGAACTGGTGATTGAAGCCTGCAAAGCCCATTTGCCAGAGACCGCCAGCGCCTTTGACCACCCAAAACTCAAGCTGTTGGTGGAAGACGGCATCAAATACATTCAAGATTGCGCAGATAGTGCGTTTGATTTGATCATTGTGGATTCCGCTGACCCGGTTGGCCCCGGCGAAGGCTTGTTCACTGCTGAATTTTACGGCCAGGTACACCGTTGCCTCACGGCCAACGGCATCATGGTGACCCAAAGCGAATCGCCGAGGTTCAACACGTCGGTGTTTGTGGAGATTTATGATACGTACAAAGGCATCTTCGGGCAAGACAAGGTTTTCTGTTATCTGGCGGCCATTCCCACGTATCCTACCGGAACCTGGAGCTTCTCTTTCAGTGCCAAAGGAAATGCGGTGCCGTCTCAATTCAACAGAGAAGCCGCGGCAACTTTCTCAAAAGAGCAAAAACTGCGGTATTACAATGAGGACATCCACACGGCCGCGTTTGCTTTGCCCAACTTCGTAAAAGACCTGCTTTCCACCAACGCCTAG
- a CDS encoding HAMP domain-containing protein: protein MALGKNLKLNKDKLIGKAEAGTPAENNSETTPKTPVASSDALPDVDPLPPMQETEPNADNSQTSGAALPAASVSGPKTRAAGKTEKESSKSEKTLIIGSSDQARKRDEPRQAGQVQDSDYINEQLNRVLYALDAFKKGDVSVRLTKQNNDIFSEIAEAYNSMVEMIGGVGGEVSRISKVAGVEGNLKARASAENASGFWKDMINNINGLVDSIAVPVLEVGKVLKNISRGNLDETFQIPVSGDFKVMAETINRTIDNLNLFAGEVTRVALEVGTEGKLGGQASVPNVAGIWKELTDNVNAMASNLTSQVRDIAKVTTAVAQGNLDQKVTADLKGEMLQLKENINQMVDSLNIFGDEVTRVAREVGTEGKLGGQAKVPNVGGVWKDLTDNVNTMASNLTSQLRDIANVATAVAKGDLTQKITVNVRGELAELKDNLNQMVDSLNIFADEVTRVGREVGTEGILGGQANVPKVAGIWKELTDNVNSMASNLTLQVRDIANVATAVARGDLSQKITVNVNGELLQLKDNLNQMVDSLNIFAGEVTRVALEVGTEGKLGGQASVPNVGGVWKDLTDNVNSMASNLTLQVRDIANVATAVARGDLSQKITVNVKGELAELKDNLNQMVDSLNIFAGEVTRVAREVGTEGKLGGQASVPNVGGVWKDLTDNVNYMASNLTSQVRDIANVATAVARGDLSQKITVGVKGELAELKDNLNQMVDSLNIFAGEVTRVALEVGTEGKLGGQASVPNVAGTWKALTDNVNYMASNLTLQVRDIANVATAVARGDLSQKITVNVKGELLQLKDNLNQMVDSLNIFAGEVTRVAKEVGTEGKLGGQASVPNVAGTWKALTDNVNSMASNLTSQVRDIANVATAVARGDLSQKITVDVKGELLQLKDNLNQMVDSLNIFAGEVTRVAREVGTEGILGGQANVPNVGGVWKDLTDNVNYMASNLTSQVRDIANVATAVARGDLSQKITVDVKGELAELKNNLNQMVDSLNIFADEVTRVAREVGTEGKLGGQASVPKVRGTWKELTDNVNSMASNLTLQVRDIANVATAVAKGDLTQKITVDVKGELLELKNILNQMVDSLNIFAGEVTRVALEVGTEGKLGGQAAVPNVAGTWKMLTDNVNSMASNLTSQVRDIANVATAVAKGDLSQKMTVNVKGEILQLKDILNQMVDSLNIFAGEVTRVALEVGTEGKLGGQASVPNVGGVWKALTDNVNTMASNLTLQVRDIANVATAVAKGDLTQKITVNVRGELAELKDNLNQMVDSLNIFAGEVTRVALEVGTEGRLGGQASVPNVAGVWKDLTDNVNIMASNLTTQVRGIVKVVTAVSKGDLTQKLTLQAKGELADLADTINSMVEDLNRLAGEVSRVARVAGVEGKLTERATVHGVSGSWKELVDTLNDLLESIVTPVLEVSRVVRSISEGDLTQKVEIHTAGDILAMSNALNLAVDNLNALLGEINDSSLIVGSSSEEMAAKGLEMNRVTVDVALAMQQMAEGAQNQALKTDQAFKLIEEIMKATKETANKADVVNRSAVMGEETSQLGLKTVAEVVRNMEEISSSAALTAKTIEVLSTRSQEISKSLGVITDIAAQTNLLALNAAIEAARAGEAGRGFAVVAEEIRKLAEGSRKSASEIATLVDDVKKDTSSAAAAIATMEGRVLKGKNATFEASGAFKNIATSSGETLRSAQDILESTEVQKTSIGDVVKYVEEVVAIAEQTASGTQQVASTAKQLSASMQELTSSSQRLNDIADDLQVGISAFKLINGNIVFPNRNNRKLTAVPGSRNRPMANQEINEEDFSKKTAAKKVSKNRGQE, encoded by the coding sequence ATGGCTTTAGGTAAAAACTTAAAACTTAACAAAGACAAATTGATTGGGAAGGCTGAGGCAGGAACGCCTGCAGAAAACAATTCTGAGACAACGCCCAAAACACCGGTGGCTTCCTCAGATGCGTTGCCAGATGTAGATCCTCTTCCCCCCATGCAAGAAACTGAGCCAAACGCAGACAACTCCCAAACCTCTGGGGCTGCGTTACCAGCCGCCAGTGTGTCTGGGCCAAAAACACGTGCTGCCGGAAAGACTGAGAAAGAATCATCTAAATCTGAGAAGACGCTGATTATTGGGTCCAGTGACCAAGCCAGAAAGCGCGACGAACCACGTCAGGCCGGGCAGGTGCAGGATTCAGACTATATTAATGAACAACTCAACCGCGTACTCTACGCACTTGACGCGTTTAAGAAAGGCGACGTTTCGGTTCGTCTGACCAAACAGAACAATGACATCTTCTCAGAAATAGCTGAAGCCTACAACTCCATGGTGGAGATGATTGGGGGAGTAGGGGGCGAGGTGTCGCGTATCTCCAAAGTAGCCGGAGTTGAGGGTAACCTGAAAGCCCGTGCCTCTGCTGAGAACGCCTCTGGTTTCTGGAAAGACATGATCAACAATATCAACGGCCTGGTGGACTCCATCGCCGTGCCGGTATTGGAGGTTGGTAAGGTACTGAAGAACATTTCCCGGGGTAACCTGGACGAGACGTTCCAAATTCCCGTGTCCGGTGACTTTAAGGTCATGGCAGAAACCATTAACCGTACCATTGACAACCTGAACCTTTTTGCCGGTGAGGTAACCCGTGTGGCCCTTGAAGTAGGTACTGAAGGAAAACTAGGTGGTCAGGCTTCCGTGCCAAACGTAGCCGGTATCTGGAAAGAATTAACGGATAACGTAAACGCGATGGCGTCAAACCTTACCTCTCAGGTACGGGACATCGCGAAAGTAACCACGGCGGTTGCCCAGGGTAACCTGGACCAGAAAGTAACCGCAGACCTGAAAGGGGAGATGCTCCAACTGAAGGAGAACATCAACCAGATGGTGGACTCTCTGAACATCTTCGGTGACGAGGTAACCAGAGTGGCCCGTGAAGTGGGTACTGAAGGAAAATTAGGTGGTCAGGCGAAAGTGCCAAACGTAGGCGGTGTGTGGAAAGACCTCACCGACAACGTGAACACCATGGCGTCTAACTTAACCTCTCAGCTCCGTGACATTGCCAACGTGGCAACCGCGGTGGCGAAAGGTGACTTGACCCAGAAAATCACGGTAAACGTGCGTGGTGAGTTGGCCGAGTTGAAAGACAACTTGAACCAGATGGTGGATAGCCTTAACATCTTCGCAGATGAGGTAACCCGGGTTGGTAGAGAAGTAGGTACCGAAGGTATCTTGGGCGGCCAAGCCAACGTGCCAAAAGTAGCCGGTATCTGGAAAGAGCTGACCGACAATGTAAACTCCATGGCTTCTAACCTGACGCTTCAGGTGCGTGACATTGCCAACGTAGCAACGGCTGTTGCCCGTGGTGACCTAAGCCAGAAAATCACAGTTAATGTTAACGGTGAGCTCCTTCAACTGAAGGACAACCTCAACCAGATGGTGGACTCCTTGAACATCTTCGCGGGTGAGGTAACCCGTGTGGCGTTGGAGGTAGGTACTGAAGGGAAATTGGGTGGCCAAGCAAGTGTGCCGAATGTAGGCGGTGTTTGGAAAGACCTTACAGATAATGTAAATTCTATGGCGTCTAACCTGACGCTGCAAGTACGTGACATTGCCAACGTAGCAACTGCGGTGGCACGTGGTGATCTAAGCCAGAAGATCACGGTAAACGTGAAAGGCGAATTAGCCGAACTGAAGGACAACCTAAACCAGATGGTGGACAGTCTGAACATCTTCGCCGGTGAGGTAACCCGTGTGGCAAGAGAGGTAGGAACCGAAGGTAAGTTGGGTGGCCAAGCATCAGTGCCTAATGTTGGTGGTGTTTGGAAAGACCTCACCGACAACGTGAACTACATGGCGTCTAATCTGACTTCACAGGTGCGTGACATTGCCAATGTTGCGACGGCGGTAGCGAGAGGTGACTTGAGCCAGAAGATTACTGTTGGTGTGAAAGGTGAACTAGCTGAGTTGAAGGACAACCTGAACCAGATGGTGGATTCTCTGAACATCTTCGCCGGTGAGGTAACCCGTGTGGCTCTTGAGGTTGGTACCGAAGGTAAACTGGGCGGTCAGGCATCAGTGCCAAACGTAGCCGGTACCTGGAAAGCCTTAACTGATAATGTAAACTACATGGCGTCTAATTTGACGCTGCAAGTAAGAGATATAGCCAACGTGGCAACTGCGGTTGCTCGTGGCGACTTGAGCCAGAAAATCACCGTGAACGTGAAAGGCGAGCTCCTTCAGCTGAAGGACAACCTGAACCAAATGGTGGATTCCCTTAACATTTTTGCGGGTGAGGTAACCAGGGTTGCGAAAGAAGTGGGAACTGAAGGTAAACTGGGCGGTCAGGCATCAGTGCCGAACGTAGCCGGAACCTGGAAAGCGCTTACGGACAACGTAAACTCCATGGCCTCTAACCTGACTTCTCAGGTGCGTGACATCGCCAATGTAGCGACCGCAGTAGCGAGAGGAGATTTGAGCCAGAAAATCACCGTTGATGTAAAAGGCGAGCTCCTTCAATTGAAGGACAACCTGAACCAGATGGTGGATAGCCTTAACATCTTCGCTGGTGAGGTAACCAGGGTGGCAAGAGAAGTGGGTACTGAAGGTATCTTAGGTGGTCAGGCGAATGTTCCTAATGTGGGTGGTGTTTGGAAAGACCTCACTGACAATGTGAACTACATGGCCAGCAACTTGACTTCTCAGGTACGTGACATCGCGAATGTGGCGACTGCTGTAGCACGCGGTGACCTAAGCCAGAAAATTACTGTTGATGTAAAAGGCGAATTAGCTGAGCTGAAAAACAACCTGAACCAAATGGTGGACTCCCTCAACATCTTTGCAGACGAGGTAACTCGCGTGGCAAGAGAGGTAGGAACCGAAGGTAAATTGGGTGGACAAGCATCAGTACCAAAAGTTCGCGGCACCTGGAAGGAGCTGACCGACAATGTGAACTCCATGGCCTCCAACCTGACGCTCCAAGTACGTGACATCGCTAACGTGGCGACTGCAGTAGCGAAAGGTGACTTGACCCAGAAAATCACGGTAGATGTTAAAGGAGAGCTCCTTGAGTTGAAGAACATCTTAAACCAGATGGTGGATTCTCTGAACATCTTCGCCGGTGAGGTAACCAGGGTAGCTTTGGAAGTGGGTACTGAAGGTAAACTAGGCGGACAAGCGGCTGTGCCAAACGTAGCCGGTACTTGGAAAATGCTCACCGACAATGTGAACTCCATGGCCTCTAACCTTACCAGCCAGGTGCGTGATATTGCCAACGTGGCAACCGCCGTGGCGAAAGGGGATTTGAGCCAGAAAATGACAGTGAATGTGAAGGGTGAAATCCTTCAGCTGAAAGATATATTGAACCAGATGGTGGACTCCCTCAACATCTTCGCGGGTGAGGTAACCCGGGTGGCGTTGGAGGTAGGTACCGAAGGAAAACTAGGCGGTCAGGCCAGCGTGCCGAACGTAGGTGGGGTTTGGAAAGCATTGACAGACAATGTGAACACCATGGCTTCCAACTTAACGCTTCAGGTACGTGACATTGCCAATGTGGCGACTGCAGTGGCGAAAGGTGACTTGACTCAGAAAATCACGGTGAATGTACGCGGTGAATTGGCTGAGCTGAAGGATAACCTGAACCAGATGGTGGATTCCCTGAATATCTTCGCGGGTGAGGTAACCAGAGTGGCCCTTGAAGTGGGAACGGAAGGTAGATTGGGTGGCCAGGCATCAGTGCCAAATGTGGCCGGTGTTTGGAAAGACCTGACAGACAATGTGAACATCATGGCTTCTAACCTTACCACACAGGTAAGAGGAATCGTGAAAGTAGTAACGGCGGTATCTAAAGGTGACTTAACCCAGAAACTGACCCTGCAAGCCAAAGGTGAATTGGCAGACCTGGCAGACACTATCAACAGCATGGTGGAAGACTTGAACCGTTTAGCGGGTGAAGTTAGCCGGGTGGCCAGAGTAGCTGGTGTAGAAGGAAAACTGACGGAGCGTGCCACGGTGCATGGTGTATCTGGTAGCTGGAAAGAACTAGTGGATACATTAAATGACTTGTTAGAGTCTATTGTAACGCCGGTGCTGGAAGTGTCCAGAGTGGTGCGTTCTATCTCTGAGGGTGATTTGACCCAGAAAGTAGAAATCCATACCGCTGGTGATATTCTGGCCATGTCTAACGCCTTGAACCTGGCAGTTGACAACCTGAATGCACTATTAGGTGAAATCAACGATTCTTCTCTGATTGTGGGAAGCTCTTCTGAAGAGATGGCAGCCAAAGGATTAGAGATGAACAGGGTAACGGTTGATGTAGCCTTGGCCATGCAACAAATGGCAGAGGGTGCGCAAAACCAAGCATTGAAAACAGACCAGGCCTTCAAACTGATTGAAGAAATCATGAAGGCCACTAAAGAAACCGCCAACAAGGCAGATGTGGTGAACCGTTCAGCGGTAATGGGAGAGGAAACTTCTCAATTAGGTCTGAAAACAGTGGCTGAGGTGGTGCGGAACATGGAGGAGATTTCTTCTTCAGCGGCGTTAACTGCCAAAACCATTGAAGTACTGAGTACCCGTAGCCAGGAAATCTCTAAGTCGCTTGGAGTAATAACTGACATTGCCGCCCAAACCAACTTGCTGGCCTTAAACGCGGCCATTGAGGCAGCCAGAGCCGGTGAAGCAGGACGTGGTTTTGCGGTAGTAGCGGAAGAGATTAGAAAACTAGCAGAGGGCTCCAGAAAGTCAGCGAGTGAGATTGCCACACTGGTAGATGATGTGAAGAAAGATACATCATCAGCCGCCGCGGCGATTGCGACCATGGAAGGACGTGTGTTGAAAGGAAAGAATGCTACGTTTGAAGCATCCGGCGCCTTTAAGAACATTGCTACTTCCAGCGGTGAAACGCTTCGCAGTGCCCAGGACATTTTGGAATCTACTGAAGTTCAAAAGACCTCTATTGGCGACGTAGTGAAATACGTGGAAGAAGTGGTAGCCATTGCCGAGCAAACGGCCTCGGGTACGCAGCAAGTGGCCAGTACCGCCAAGCAGCTTTCGGCTTCCATGCAGGAACTGACGTCTTCTTCACAACGCCTGAATGACATTGCAGATGACTTGCAGGTAGGTATTTCGGCCTTCAAGTTGATTAACGGTAACATTGTGTTTCCTAACCGGAACAACCGGAAACTAACAGCCGTGCCTGGTTCCCGCAACCGTCCTATGGCCAATCAGGAGATAAACGAGGAAGATTTTTCTAAAAAGACTGCTGCCAAAAAGGTAAGTAAAAACAGAGGTCAGGAGTAA